The segment ccaaaccatcaacatgtttattagaccccattcctaccaggctgctcaaggaagccctaccattatttaatgcttcgatcttaaatatgatcaatctatctttgttagttggctatgtaccacaggcttttaaggtggcagtaattaaaccattacttaaaaagccatcacttgacccagctatcttagctaattataggccaatctccaaccttccttttctctcaaaaattcttgaaagggtagttgtaaaacagctaactgatcatctgcagaggaatggtctatttgaagagtttcagtcaggttttagaattcatcatagtacagaaacagcattagtgaaggttacaaatgatcttcttatggcctcggacagtggactcatctctgtgcttgttctgttagacctcagtgctgcttttgatactgttgaccataaaattttattacagagattagagcatgccataggtattaaaggcactgcgctgcggtggtttgaatcatatttgtctaatagattacaatttgttcatgtaaatggggaatcttcttcacagactaaagttaattatggagttccacaaggttctgtgctaggaccaattttattcactttatacatgcttcccttaggcagtattattagacggtattgcttaaattttcattgttacgcagatgatacccagctttatctatccatgaagccagaggacacacaccaattagctaaactgcaggattgtcttacagacataaagacatggatgacctctaatttcctgcttttaaactcagataaaactgaagttattgtacttggccccacaaatcttagaaacatggtgtctaaccagatccttactgtggatggcattaccctgacctctagtaatactgtgagaaatcttggagtcatttttgatcaggatatgtcattcaaagcgcatattaaacaaatatgtaggactgcttttttgcatttacgtaatatctctaaaatcagaaaggtcttgtctcagagtgatgctgaaaaactaattcatgcatttatttcctctaggctggactattgtaattcattattatcaggttgtcctaaaagttccctaaaaagccttcagttaattcaaaatgctgcagctagagtactgacagggactagaaggagagagcatatctcacccatattggcctctcttcattggcttcctgttaattctagaatagaatttaaaattcttcttcttacttataaggttttgaataatcaggtccccccttaccaaaaagtagtatatgcaagtatgtttcaagtatagttctagtttactttttatatacttatcagtactattttttggtaagggccatcttatcttagggacctcgtagtaccatatcaccccaatagagcgcttcgctctcagactgcaggcttacttgtagttcctagggtttgtaagagtagaatgggaggcagagccttcagctttcaggctcctctcctgtggaaccagctcccaattcagatcagggagacagacaccctctctacttttaagattaggcttaaaactttcctttttgctaaagcttatagttagggctggatcaggtgaccctgaaccatcccttagttatgctgctatagacgtagactgctggggggttcccatgatgcactgtttctttctctttttgctctgtatgcaccactctgcatttaatcattagtgatcgatcactgctcccctccacagcatgtctttttcctggttctctccctcagccccaaccagtcccagcagaagactgcccctccctgagcctggttctgctggaggtttcttcctgttaaaagggagtttttccttcccactgtagccaagtgcttgctcacagggggtcgttttgaccgttggggttttacataattattgtatggccttgccttacaatataaagcgccttggggcaactgtttgttgtgatttggcgctatataaaaaaattgattgattgattaatctaaagtgaaatctggatgtctttggtactaggtttgTCTCGTGCAGGGTAGGCACAGAGGGCCAAGACGGTGCAGTAGTTTCTACAACCTGTAGGTTGAGGGGAAGAGCTCATCAGTAAAGCCACCTGCTGAGGAAATCGATTGCAAGGAAATCCTGTCCCATCTTACTCACAGCCTGTTCTAGGGCATCCATGGTTACTAATGGAATGATATTGTGTCAAGTGAATGTTTATTGGGGAGACATATGAGGAAAAGTGTCAATGGGACACTCGCATGTCACCAGGTTGAGGCAAATACATGGCTgttctcccagacctgacctgactcctatgtttaaaaaaaaatgaaaaattgtgACATTAGCATTACTGTCTTGACTGATACATTAGGAAGAGCATAGCAGCACTAAAAGTTGAGAAGTGGTGTATTTGTGAGAAGATATTTGTCTGTGCTCAGACTAATATTCGGTGTACTCTGCCCCACAGCTTTCTTCCAGTATAAGGACGATGGAGGAAGACTTCCTAATCCTCCGTCCTACAATGTTGCCACCACATTGCCGTCCTATGATGAAGCAGAGCGAACCAAAGCCGAAGCTGCTATCCCACTGGTCACTGGAAGAGTTACGGTACCTCACCTTCATTCTCAGTCAACACTTtaaattattatatggtatgggattttgccaacttctgaatggcccattcgccactttctgagctgtaccacataccgagttgaccgctggtggagccgagtagactgCGCGTGCGAAACCAGTAcgcctcgcgtgcagcgtagcgctagctaatcgagtgATGCCTTCTATCGATAGCGACcgatcagataacgcgatacaacgcctactttggctgtcagtttgttgacaagatggcagtagacaggtttgcgtctgttagcgacgctgacttaaaacgaattttacacaaaaaagatgcgaagaacacccgcagaaatactcagcagccaacctgtttcgcaagtacgtcactgaaaagggacatgcgcccaactttgaaacttaggacagacggatgcttgacggagtactcggtcgattttacgcagaagctagacaggcgaatggcgaactttataagaaaacaagcctgataacTCTTCGTCAAGGACTTAActggcatctccagtcgattgatgggatgtcagttggtgcagtatgacagtaataatagttgaaacttgagattgatttttcagttttagtatgtttgacaaactcccaattttcttgtttaccatataataaagcagttatagactttgatttcagtgtacccgtgattatgcggagatagtcaggatggggttcacctcggCCTTGTATAATGTGAACTGCTAAAGATCGTAGACTGTACAAATATTTTTTAATATAAGACATGTGGCTTTTTAGTTGAATATTAAACATCTGCATGTTTGGCTGCTTTTGTTTTGTGCTGCTGTTGCAGGAGGAAGACTTTGTGGCCAGGGATGACTTTGAAGATGCTGACCAGCTGCGAATCGGAAATGACGGCATCTTCATGCTGACGTTCTTCAGTAAGAGCTCTTTAAATGTTTTCAAAGCTGACTCATAGATGGTGTTTTCTCAAAGTAAACAGTGAGACGTTTCCATATCACACACACAAAGCTTCCAGTCTGACAGTCACTGTTTGTTCTGGAAACAGAGgaggtctctcccttatttagttcCTTTCGTTGATTTTGTGGGCTTCTATGTCCTACTGCCTATATCAAATTTGAGAATTTTTGAAAACCTGTAAAGTATTAGTTTACACGTAGAGTTAAAGCAAGAAAGCTAACTTGTAAATTCTGGAACAACAACAGTGGAGGCTCTGGCTGTGTTAGACAGGAAGATGATTTAAATGTGACTCGAGTTGTTTGGACGACAGCAACAAACTTGCAGCGACACATAATGCAACTGCCAGGTCCTATCAGGAGGCTGTGGTGTAGAAGAGTGTAAATTATgactttaaaaaatgaaaaaccatTAACTTCACATGAACTGTCTTTTGTCAGTGGCATTCCTCTTCAACTGGATTGGCTTCTTCTTGTCCTTCTGCTTGACCACATCAGCTGCTGGCAGATATGGGGCCATCTCTGGCTTTGGCCTGTCCCTGATTAAATGGGTTCTCATTGTCAGAGTAAGAGTGAATTGTTGAATATATGCAAAGGTTTAAGTGCTGTTAACTGATTATTTTTATGAATGCTGTTGTCTTCTGTTTCCTGCAGTTTTCTACCTACTTCCCAGGTTACTTTGACGGACAGTACTGGCTGTGGTGGGTGTTCTTGGCCCTCGGTAAGATGcactgtaggattttaaaaatggctttttttaatttatacacacacatatatcaaatttattttttgtggtaATATTACTACTTTAAGCCAAACAAATGGCTGTGATTGACTGAGTTTGTGTGTTTTCCGTCTTTGTTTTGGTCTCCAGGTTTTATGTTGTTTATCAGAGGCTTTGTGAACTACTCCAGAGTGCGGAAACTGGCTGATCCTGCCTATGCCACCCTTCCCAGAACAAGAGTGCTGTTCATCTATTAGAGGTAATGCTAAATATGGGTTCTCATCTGAGGCATTTACGTGCACGCTGCCAGTTCATGTAAATGATGAAAAACTAAAGTCAGTTTATGCTTTACTTCGACTACATGACTTGCGTGCATTGTTTACCTGAAAAATTAAGAATTAAGAAGCCCCCTGGTACCagaaagttgggggggggggggggggggtcacaccaATTATTGTGACAAACATTCATCTCCTGTGCAGCAGCACAGAGACTactagagcaccacgctcgtAGAGTTCAAACTGCCACCAACACCAGTTTACAATTCTACAAATTTTtcccttggaaaaaaaatttcaaggtcaaagtcctgttagaagtcacTTTCATTaaggtaaaatataatacaaaatatagtcaaaagggcttttcagtgttaaaatcaaatctgccaaatccacaatacagatcggatgtggatcaaacttatcttttcattgagagtgtcagtttgcacctcattgtcacaaatgagagtgatggacgcacttttgattgagatataatgcaacatGTGCACcatatgggcttttcaatattaaatacaAATGTCCAGAAAATCCACAATCTGCATCAGATCCTGATcacactttgtcaggcaatagtgagtgccaggctgcacctcactttcaaatatgacagtgattagggcacatttgattaaataaaatgttaaatatacattaaatgaggttttcaatgttaaatttaaatggtcacaaaatgtgtaatctggatcagatctggataacactttgtcagtggataaaggataccatcctacataatgctgtcaaatatgaaagacattctATATttattgacagttatgaattttttagatttttcctgactttgacctatgactttgaaaaGTTAAtctgttcttgcctatcaggaaatGAATcttatgtaaaaataaaataaaaaaatcataacgATATAttgaaaattgtgggttacaggctgttcacaatcagacAAACAAGGTCCAAATAAAAAGATTAACTTTGTGAGCACCTCTCTGAAGCGAAACTGTGTAGAAGAATGTTTCAGGAAAGGTCTTCAGTGCTTTCATGTTCTTGTTAGATTACTGTAACTCTTTAACAGTGTTAGTCAAAAGTTACTCTCACTGCTTAGTTCAAAACTCAAAGGCTTACTTTATTTTAAAGGGCACCGCACGCTGACACGAAGTTCCTCATGAGGGTTCTTTGCTTGCTGTTCTCTCCAGATTAGTGTACTGAGTATATGATGCCACTGCTCTTTTTTATATTACCCCTTGCTTGTATTGCTGATATATATATGTAAtgctttttattcatttatacttTAATGTACAATCTGGTCTATAGGTATCTAGGCAGTGATACAATGTTTGTATGTTTGCCTGTTCACACGACCACACTGAAGTTGAAGTGTTCTTGTGTGTCGATTGTTAGGTTTAAATCAAtggttttaacaaaaatattactttaaccatttaggaattgtgGCCACTTTTATTCCTGTTCCCTCAATTTTAAGAGACCATAAGTAATTACACAGTatataaggattatttttaatGCAAATCACTTTTACGGCATGTTTTCTTTAGACCAGTccagatgaatacatgaacatttccaaatcactggaaTATGTTTTTGACTTCATCTGCATCAATCATTAagcaatacaaacagtatggtgctaCATAGTAAGTCTTTCTGGAGTAGAAAGTTCTGAAGATAGATTGTAGTGaaggaagccaacaagacacccacGTCAATGGCAAATTATTTTATAGGCTTCTGCagctgtggttggagaaactgtgtgTACTTTAGCTTTTGTTGTTGCATCATCAGTCAccgtttcatggtggagtggcacagagaaggattttaataTAGGGTCACATATAGGCCCAGATCTCCTGCGTGTCTTCTGGCTAAGCCTCAGCTGATTTTGTGAAGAAAATGGAAATGTGCATGTATCAATCTTCTGACTTTTCT is part of the Thalassophryne amazonica chromosome 11, fThaAma1.1, whole genome shotgun sequence genome and harbors:
- the ndfip1 gene encoding NEDD4 family-interacting protein 1; the encoded protein is MAEQNSGVRYQELVDEEESPQPSDEASAQDAPPPYSSISAANPAFFQYKDDGGRLPNPPSYNVATTLPSYDEAERTKAEAAIPLVTGRVTEEDFVARDDFEDADQLRIGNDGIFMLTFFMAFLFNWIGFFLSFCLTTSAAGRYGAISGFGLSLIKWVLIVRFSTYFPGYFDGQYWLWWVFLALGFMLFIRGFVNYSRVRKLADPAYATLPRTRVLFIY